One Panicum virgatum strain AP13 chromosome 3N, P.virgatum_v5, whole genome shotgun sequence DNA segment encodes these proteins:
- the LOC120665997 gene encoding probable solanesyl-diphosphate synthase 3, chloroplastic isoform X3 produces the protein MSWNTLAAAFRVKFEHVLPTNQFQRILSMLTTTENPVLVSAAEQIFGAGGKRLRPALVFLVSRATAELAGLSELSTEHQRLAEIIEMIHTASLIHDDVIDDSGMRRGKETIHQLYGTRVAVLAGDFMFAQSSWFLANLENIEVIKLISQVIKDFASGEIKQASTLFDCDITLDDYLLKSYYKTASLIAASTRSAAIFSGVSTAICEQMYEYGRNLGLSFQVVDDILDFTQSAEQLGKPAGSDLAKGNLTAPVIFALQDEPKLREIINSEFSETDSLAAAIDLVHRSGGIRRAHELAREKGDLAIQNLQCLPRSDFRSTLEKMVKYNLERIE, from the exons AAAATCCAGTTTTGGTTTCTGCGGCCGAACAAATTTTTGGTGCCGGTGGGAAGAGATTAAGACCAGCATTAGTTTTTCTGGTGTCTAGAGCAACTGCTGAGTTAGCTGGTTTGTC GGAGCTAAGTACAGAACATCAACGCTTAGCAGAGATTATTGAGATGATTCACACTGCAAGTTTAATACATGATGATGTCATAGATGATAGTGGGATGCGAAGAG GGAAGGAAACTATTCATCAGCTATATGGTACACGGGTGGCTGTACTTGCTGGTGATTTTATGTTTGCGCAATCTTCTTGGTTCCTTGCAAACCTAGAAAACATTGAAGTTATAAAGCTGATCAGTCAG GTAATCAAGGACTTCGCAAGTGGTGAGATAAAACAAGCGTCCACTCTGTTTGATTGTGACATCACCCTTGACGATTATCTTCTCAAGAGCTACTACAAAACTGCATCTCTGATAGCAGCAAGCACAAGATCAGCCGCCATATTCAGTGGCGTCAGCACCGCAATTTGTGAACAAATGTATGAATATGGCAGGAATCTTGGCCTCTCCTTCCAGGTAGTCGATGACATCCTGGACTTCACCCAATCAGCTGAGCAACTTGGCAAACCAGCAGGAAGTGACTTGGCAAAGGGAAACCTGACGGCTCCGGTCATCTTCGCTTTGCAAGATGAACCAAAGCTGAGGGAGATCATCAATTCTGAGTTCAGTGAGACAGATTCGTTAGCTGCTGCAATAGACCTTGTTCATAGAAGTGGTGGAATAAGGAGGGCACATGAGCTTGCCAGAGAGAAGGGTGATTTGGCCATCCAAAATCTGCAGTGCCTTCCGAGAAGCGACTTCCGAAGTACCCTTGAGAAGATGGTGAAATATAATCTTGAAAGGATTGAGTAG
- the LOC120665996 gene encoding WEB family protein At5g55860-like, which produces MKANMGTKARPPPADADKGEIGEIDTRAPFESVKAAVSLFGEVRFSSDKSAARKPKAPQAERVLAKETELHLAQKELNKYKEQLNNAETTRVQALSELEKAKKTVEELTTKLDAINKSKELAIQATEDAKARTKQLEGGSSNEGLGTDGPLKQELESAREQYAVALADLDAEKQELRKLKKDFETSLDMRLSAAQQEEESLHTTEANKEKANQLRSEIAEIQESLMHVKAATQQAHEEEAQIRAEKDVARTTYKQALEETQKKLSSLRNDFDPAAYESLKEKLDQTNSEIASMQKKIEDARARDLESVAIVSTELDDAKEMLQKVAEEESSLRGLVESLKVELEAVKQEHNQLKEKDTETESIVGDLHVKLQKCKSELEAAVAAESKATSASDDLMLALQQLSSESKSALQEAEMMQKSAAELRDEAEKARVELAEAEQKLQLALKEAEEAKAAEARALDQIKELSDRASAARASTSESAANITISKDEFDSLSRKVEESEKLSEMKVAAAMAQVEAVRASENEAIKKLEAARKEMEDMELATEEALKRAEMAEAAKKAVEGELKRWREKEQKKTAEVQPSTGAQEVSGASPPVPQGSAGKASEKNEGHQRNTRMLLRKSFMLPNITSMFHKKKSHAGSSSPSYLPGEKSV; this is translated from the exons ATGAAAGCAAATATGGGTACAAAAGCTCGTCCACCACCAGCTGATGCAGACAAAGGGGAGATTGGCGAAATAGATACAAGGGCTCCTTTTGAATCTGTTAAAGCTGCAGTTAGTTTATTTGGTGAAGTCCGGTTTTCATCTGACAAATCAGCTGCGAGAAAGCCCAAGGCTCCTCAAGCAGAG AGGGTGTTAGCTAAGGAGACAGAGCTGCACCTGGCCCAGAAAGAGTTGAATAAATACAAGGAACAGCTGAATAATGCTGAGACAACAAGAGTACAGGCCCTCTCTGAGCTTGAGAAAGCTAAAAAAACTGTTGAGGAGCTAACCACCAAGCTGGATGCAATCAACAAGTCTAAAGAGCTAGCCATTCAAGCAACAGAGGATGCGAAGGCTCGAACCAAGCAGCTTGAAGGTGGCAGCTCAAATGAAGGTCTTGGCACAGATGGTCCTCTGAAGCAGGAACTGGAAAGTGCAAGGGAGCAGTATGCTGTTGCTTTGGCAGACCTTGATGCAGAAAAACAGGAGCTTAGAAAGCTCAAGAAAGATTTTGAAACCTCATTGGATATGAGGTTGTCTGCTGCTCAGCAGGAAGAGGAATCACTGCACACAACTGAAGCCAACAAGGAAAAAGCTAATCAACTTCGTAGTGAGATTGCAGAAATTCAAGAGTCACTTATGCACGTTAAGGCAGCTACACAGCAAGCACATGAAGAGGAGGCACAGATCCGTGCTGAGAAGGATGTTGCTAGGACCACATACAAACAAGCTTTGGAAGAAACACAGAAGAAGTTGTCATCTTTGAGGAATGATTTTGATCCTGCTGCTTATGAAAGTCTCAAAGAGAAGTTAGACCAAACCAATTCTGAGATTGCATCTATGCAGAAAAAGATAGAAGATGCTCGGGCTCGGGATTTAGAGTCTGTTGCTATCGTCAGCACAGAGTTGGACGATGCTAAGGAAATGTTGCAGAAAGTAGCAGAGGAAGAAAGTTCTCTTCGGGGTTTAGTCGAATCACTGAAAGTTGAGTTAGAGGCTGTAAAGCAGGAGCACAATCAGCTCAAAGAGAAGGACACAGAAACTGAATCAATTGTTGGGGATCTACATGTTAAGCTTCAGAAATGCAAGTCGGAGCTTGAGGCAGCTGTAGCTGCTGAGTCCAAAGCAACATCAGCTTCTGATGACTTGATGTTGGCCCTTCAGCAGCTGTCTTCTGAGTCAAAGAGTGCCCTGCAGGAAGCTGAGATGATGCAGAAGAGCGCGGCAGAGCTAAGAGACGAAGCTGAAAAAGCTAGGGTTGAATTAGCTGAGGCTGAGCAAAAGTTGCAGCTTGCTTTGAAGGAAGCAGAAGAGGCCAAGGCAGCTGAAGCAAGGGCCCTTGATCAGATCAAGGAACTCTCAGACCGAGCAAGTGCTGCACGAGCCTCAACTTCAGAGTCTGCAGCAAATATCACAATCTCAAAAGATGAGTTTGATTCTCTAAGCCGAAAGGTCGAGGAGTCAGAGAAACTGAGTGAgatgaaagttgctgcagcTATGGCTCAAGTGGAAGCTGTCAGAGCCAGTGAGAATGAGGCAATCAAGAAACTGGAAGCTGCCCGCAAGGAGATGGAGGACATGGAATTAGCAACAGAAGAGGCACTGAAGAGGGCAGAGATGGCAGAGGCAGCCAAAAAGGCTGTAGAAGGCGAGCTTAAGAGATGGCGCGAGAAGGAGCAGAAGAAAACTGCAGAGGTGCAGCCTTCCACAGGAGCACAAGAAGTTTCAGGTGCATCTCCACCTGTACCACAGGGTTCTGCTGGGAAAGCATCTGAGAAGAACGAGGGCCACCAAAGGAATACCAGGATGCTACTGAGGAAGAGCTTTATGCTGCCAAACATCACGAGCATGTTCcacaagaagaagagccatgctGGCAGCAGTTCTCCATCGTACCTTCCTGGCGAAAAATCTGTGTAA
- the LOC120667824 gene encoding uncharacterized protein LOC120667824, giving the protein MSTSSERARRAADAVKGKKAQSPSSKPAGAEGSATLEERLAAAEAVAAEAAVAAAQAAEAAKAAVAAAAALRNKVEAEKSVGSPSPERRRRISPSLERRRGCRGRSPIVQVYRDPDGGWPQLTRANYHNWSLLMKVKLQARGLWDAVRYGDMDYDEDRRALEALCAAVPPEVGASIANKPTAKHAWEAIATRRVGGERVQHATLQRLRGDTDLDGRRAVEKLLRCVPKKFEQLVISIETLLDLDDLTIEGITGRLKVVQDRDRAPETEAAAGKLLYTAEQWRAFEKKEEGAGSSRDGDRRRRPRGGKKNKTKGGDQGSGADRGGEKAGAGGDRRQNRDDLCLNCNRAGHWARDCPQPRRDRGGAAHMAEVDEDHALFLACGFPELDADGGEGQASTFFAKSTTLAIDKPKANAFLHSETGGGEKLDGWYLDTGTTHHMIGRRELFTDLDTSSRGTVRFGDESKVEIHGVGSIIFEAKTGEHKVLHGVYYIPALRNSIMSMGRLDEGGSKVLIEHGVLRIWDHRRRLLVKVRRGANHLYVLDINTAKPLYLAARKDDEAWR; this is encoded by the exons atgtcCACCTCCAGCGAGCGTGCTCGGCGTGCTGCCGATGCAGTCAAGGGGAAGAAGGCCCAGTCTCCCAGCAGCAAGCCTGCCGGCGCTGAGGGTTCAGCGACCCTGGAGGAGCGCTTGGCAGCCGCGGAGGCTGTGGCTGCGGAGGCAGCAGTGGCGGCCGCGCAGGCAGCAGAGGCGGCCAAGGCCGCggttgctgcggcggcggcgctgcgcaacAAGGTGGAGGCGGAGAAGTCTGTAGGATCGCCCAGCCCGGAGCGCCGTCGTCGCATCTCGCCATCGCTAGAGCGCCGTCGCGGTTGCCGCGGGCGCTCTCCGATCGTGCAGGTGTACCGCGACCCCGATGGTGGGTGGCCGCAGCTCACGCGCGCCAACTACCACAACTGGAGTTTGCTGATgaaggtgaagctccaggcgcGAGGTCTCTGGGATGCGGTCCGCTACGGCGACATGGACTACGACGAGGATCGGCGCGCCTTGGAggccctctgcgccgccgtcccgccggAGGTGGGGGCGTCCATCGCCAACAAGCCCACGGCGAAGCATGCCTGGGAGGCAATCGCAACGAGGCGCGTCGGCGGTGAGCGCGTCCAGCACGCCACTCTGCAACGGCTCCGAG GCGACACCGACCTGGACGGGAGGCGTGCCGTGGAGAAGCTCCTCCGGTGCGTGCCGAAGAAGTTCGAGCAGCTGGTCATCTCCATCGAGACCCTCCTCGACCTCGACGACCTCACCATCGAGGGCATCACCGGGCGTCTCAAGGTGGTCCAGGATCGCGATCGTGCGCCAGAGACGGAGGCGGCCGCCGGCAAGCTGCTGTACACCGCAGAGCAGTGGCGGGCCTTCGAGAAGAAGGAGGAAGGCGCCGGGTCGTCGAGGGATGGTGatcgccggcgtcgcccccgtggtggcaagaagaacaagaccaAGGGCGGCGATCAAGGCAGCGGCGCGGATCGAGGTGGGGAAAAGGCGGGAGCTGGAGGCGATCGGCGGCAGAATCGCGACGACCTCTGCCTCAACTGCAATCGCGCCGGCCACTGGGCACGCGATTGCCCCCAACCTCGTCGCGATCGTGGTGGTGCGGCGCACATGGCGGAGGTTGATGAAGACCACGCGTTGTTCCTCGCGTGCGGGTTCCCGGAGCTcgacgcggacggcggcgaggggcaagCTTCGACCTTTTTCGCCAAGTCGACCACCCTCGCCATTGACAAGCCCAAGGCGAACGCTTTCCTGCACAGCGAGACCGGTGGCGGCGAGAAGCTTGATGGGTGGTACCTGGACACTGGTACAACTCACCACATGATTGGCCGTCGCGAGCTGTTCACCGACCTGGACACATCGTCCAGAGGCACGGTGAGGTTCGGCGATGAGTCAAAGGTGGAGATTCACGGTGTCGGGTCCATCATCTTCGAGGCCAAGACCGGCGAGCACAAGGTGCTTCACGGGGTgtactacatcccggcgctgcgCAATTCCATCATGAGCATGGGGCGTCTTGATGAAGGAGGATCCAAGGTGTTGATCGAGCACGGCGTCCTGAGGATCTGGGATCACCGCCGGCGCCTTCTTGTCAAGGTACGGCGCGGCGCCAACCACCTCTACGTCCTCGACATCAACACGGCCAAGCCCCTGTACCTCGCCGCCCGCAAGGATGATGAAGCTTGGCGCTAG